The genomic DNA CAGGTCTTGAATCAAGTAATTTAACATTCGGTTTCACGACGTGACCTGGGACAGGGACCAAGCTCATCGATTCTGCGCCACCTGCAATGATGGCATCCGCATGCCCGATCATGATTCGTTCAGCACCATAAGCGATGCTCTGTAATCCGGATGAGCAATATCGATTGATTGTGATAGCTGGAACGTTATCGGGTAATCCTGCGAGACCTCCAATCAAACGAGCCATATTCATACCTTGTTCTGCTTCTGGGATCGAACAACCCATGATTAGATCATCAATTGGTCCTTCATATCCTCCTGCTCTTTTGAGCGTCTCCTTTACTGTAAGGGCGCCAAGGTCATCTGGACGTACATTGGCGAGCGTCCCTTTCTTCGCTTTTCCGACAGGTGTTCTTGCACCTGCTACAATAACGGCTTCTTGCATCTTCACCCCTCCTTAGTTGCGTAGTGGCTTTCCTTTGACGAGCATATGTTGCATACGTTGTTGGGTAAGCGGTTCTCCGGCAAGACTCAAGAAAGCTTCCCGTTCTAGATCTAATAGGTATTGTTCATCGACGAGTGTTCCTTCTGGAACGTTTCCACCGGCGATGACGTAAGCCAATTTCTTAGCTATTTTTAAGTCATGGTCAGAAATCATGTTTCCGAATTTCATCGTCTGCGCACCAAGGTACATGGTTGCGTATCCAGCTTCACCTGCTACAGGAATCAATTTGCGTTGTGGCGGGCGATATCCTCTGTTATAGAGTGACAGCACTTGTTGTTTCGCATCGTGAATGAGGTGATCCCCATTTACACTGATTCCATCCTGCGGTCGTAAGAAACCAGATTCCTTCGCTTCGTGAGCAGAAGTAGACACTTTCGCCATTGCAATCGATTCGAATGTCTGGATTGCAAGCTTTTGCAGATCCGGCTTCACATCCTTCGGAACTTGCTCCAGCAAACGGGTATAAAGTTCTTTGTTCCCGCCACCCCCTGGGATGATTCCGACTCCTACTTCAACAAGACCCATATAAGTTTCAAAGGAAGCCTGTAGACCAGCAGCTGGCAAGGAAACTTCAGTACCTCCGCCGAGTGTCATGTTAAACGGTGCTACGACGACTGGTTTTGCACTGTAGCGAATCTTTGCCATCGTCTGTTGGAACTGACGGACCATAAAGTCCAGTTCAAAGAAATTATCATCCTGGGCTTCCATCATTATGAGCATCAGGTTCGCTCCGACACAGAAATTCTTTCCTTGGTTTCCGATGACGAGCCCTTTGTAATTCTTCTCGACTTCATCAATTGCATATTGGATCATCTGGATGATATCTGGACCGATTGCGTTGTTTTGGGAGTGGAACTCGAGCAATGCAACGCCGTCTCCAATATCGATCAGACTGGCACCCGTGTTCTTCTTAATGACCCTGTTTTCATCCTTTAGTCGGCTAAGACGGATCACCTTCGGGTTTTCATCAGCCTGGGCATATTCCCCATTATTATAGAAGGCGATGTTCGTTCCTTCTTGCTTGTAAAATTGCTTCTGACCCGTTTCAATCATTTGATTGATCCAATTCGGGATCGTTTCTCCTTCTTCCTTCATGCGGGCAACTGATTTCTCCAATCCGATTGCATCCCACGTTTCAAAAGGACCAAGTTCCCAGCCGAATCCCCATTTCATTGCATCATCGATCGCTTTAATGTCGTCAGCAATTTCAAATGCCTTTTCGGCTGAATAAAGAAGAACCGGCTTTAGAATCGACCAGACGAGCTGTCCAGCCCGGTCATCTGCGTATACAAGCGCTTTCAATTTATCCGGCATGGTCTTAGCCTGCTTGCTCATTTCGACCGACGCCGTTTTCAGCTTTTTCCTTGGTCCATATTCGAGCGTTTCCGGATCAAGCTCTAGGATTTCACTCTTTCCATTCGACTTTTGCTTCAGGTAGAATCCTTGCCCGTTCTTGCTTCCGATCCATCCCTTTTCATTCATTTTTTTCATGAAATCAGGAACATCGAAAACCTTCTTTTCTTCCCCTTCAACTTGGTCGTATACATTCCTGGCAACATGGATGAACGTATCCAGACCGACAACATCAAGCGTTCTGAAGGTCGCACTTTTCGGACGTCCGATGGCTGGTCCTGTAACGGAATCAACCTCTCCGACGGAGTAGCCGTTTTTGAGCATTTGTTGCACCGTCACAAGTAAACCATACGTTCCGATCCGGTTTGCGATGAAGTTCGGTGTATCCTTGGCTTCAACGACACCTTTTCCAAGAACATCCTCACCAAATCGGTTGATGAATGTTAATACGTCTTGGTTCGTATCTTTTGTTGGAATGACTTCTAATAATTTCAGATAACGAGGCGGGTTGAAAAAGTGAGTCCCTAAGAAATGAGCTTTGAACTCATCACTTCTTCCTTCCACCATGGCATTGATTGAGATTCCGGAAGTGTTCGAGCTGACGATTGTACCTGGCTTCCTGTGCTTCTCAATTTGTTCGAAGACTTTCTTCTTCACATCCAAATTCTCAACAACAACCTCGATGATCCAATCGACTTCCCCAAGCTTCTCCAGATCATCTTCCAGGTTCCCTGTTTCAATCATCTGAAGATGATCCTTGGAGCTGAGCGGTGCAGGCTTTTGCTTTAATAATTTCTGTTTAGCCGTCTCCGCCAACTTGTTCCTTACAACCTTGTCATCAAGGGTGAGCCCTTGGGCTTTTTCCTTTTCATTTAGTTCTCTCGGAACGATATCCAATAGAATACTCGGAATACCTACATTAGCTAGATGCGCAGCAATACCGGATCCCATTACTCCAGAACCGATGACTGCAACCTTACGAATGTGATATGACATGATGAACCTCCTTTGTATGAATGAACACTCATTCATTTTTTCTGCAAAAAATAGAGCTTGCTTAAATTTGTACAAGATGGACATTTCTGTACTTGAACTGTCTCTATACCTACTATAAAAAATTTGGCGCTTTTTCGCAATACAAATTTCAGAAAATTAACATGATTTAGTCTACTTATTTTCCATACCTTGCTTGACTACAGTAGATCCTGGGGTTTTCAAAAATTCTTTTTAGCTGCTCAAGAGGGACAGTTTTTCGGGATAGCCTTCTTTTCACCTGCTTTGACCGAGAGTGGCTCCCCTTGAATGAGCATATACACAATATCTTATGCTCGAAAATGCGAGTTGATGAAAAAAGGATAATGGCCTGGGCGATATTGGAGTGGATTAGCGTTTTTGTAGATAATTCTTCATTTTTGTAGGTAATTTCTCATTTTTGTAGATAAAATTTTATTTTCGTAGATATTTCTATTTTTTCGTAGATAATCCGAAATTTTTGTAGATAATCTTTGTTTGCGTAGTGCTTCTGATCTTTTTTCAGGAAAATCGTCAGTTTTTAAAGAGAGTTGATAAAAAATGACTCGGAAATCTGAAAAAAAGAGCAGATATGACTAAAAAACGCTCCTAAACGTAATGTGGAATAAAAAAAGTGCCAGGCATCTAAGCTGGCACTCTTCATCATTCTATTTTCCGAAGATCCCTTTCAACACGAACGCAACGTTGGCTGGACGCTCTGCAAGACGTCGCATGAAGTACCCGTACCAATCGTTTCCGTAAGGGACATAGACTCGCATCGTATACCCTTCATCACGCAGCTCACGCTGGCGATCGAT from Pseudalkalibacillus sp. SCS-8 includes the following:
- a CDS encoding 3-hydroxyacyl-CoA dehydrogenase/enoyl-CoA hydratase family protein, translating into MSYHIRKVAVIGSGVMGSGIAAHLANVGIPSILLDIVPRELNEKEKAQGLTLDDKVVRNKLAETAKQKLLKQKPAPLSSKDHLQMIETGNLEDDLEKLGEVDWIIEVVVENLDVKKKVFEQIEKHRKPGTIVSSNTSGISINAMVEGRSDEFKAHFLGTHFFNPPRYLKLLEVIPTKDTNQDVLTFINRFGEDVLGKGVVEAKDTPNFIANRIGTYGLLVTVQQMLKNGYSVGEVDSVTGPAIGRPKSATFRTLDVVGLDTFIHVARNVYDQVEGEEKKVFDVPDFMKKMNEKGWIGSKNGQGFYLKQKSNGKSEILELDPETLEYGPRKKLKTASVEMSKQAKTMPDKLKALVYADDRAGQLVWSILKPVLLYSAEKAFEIADDIKAIDDAMKWGFGWELGPFETWDAIGLEKSVARMKEEGETIPNWINQMIETGQKQFYKQEGTNIAFYNNGEYAQADENPKVIRLSRLKDENRVIKKNTGASLIDIGDGVALLEFHSQNNAIGPDIIQMIQYAIDEVEKNYKGLVIGNQGKNFCVGANLMLIMMEAQDDNFFELDFMVRQFQQTMAKIRYSAKPVVVAPFNMTLGGGTEVSLPAAGLQASFETYMGLVEVGVGIIPGGGGNKELYTRLLEQVPKDVKPDLQKLAIQTFESIAMAKVSTSAHEAKESGFLRPQDGISVNGDHLIHDAKQQVLSLYNRGYRPPQRKLIPVAGEAGYATMYLGAQTMKFGNMISDHDLKIAKKLAYVIAGGNVPEGTLVDEQYLLDLEREAFLSLAGEPLTQQRMQHMLVKGKPLRN